The Vicinamibacterales bacterium genome includes a region encoding these proteins:
- the purE gene encoding 5-(carboxyamino)imidazole ribonucleotide mutase, which yields MLILMGSDSDAPVMQAAVDVLNDFGITNEMTVASAHRSPARVMRLVEEAPRRGVKLFIVGAGAAAHLGGVVAAHTTLPVIGVPIDSSALKGLDALLSTVQMPPGVPVATVSIGKPGATNAGVLAAQILGVADQAVADKLVDYKKKLADKVEAAAAKLQP from the coding sequence GTGTTGATTCTCATGGGCTCGGATTCCGACGCGCCGGTCATGCAGGCGGCCGTCGACGTGCTGAACGACTTCGGCATCACGAACGAGATGACCGTGGCGAGCGCGCATCGCTCCCCCGCCCGCGTGATGCGGCTGGTCGAGGAGGCCCCGCGGCGCGGCGTCAAGCTGTTCATCGTCGGGGCCGGCGCCGCGGCGCACCTGGGGGGCGTCGTTGCCGCCCACACGACGCTGCCGGTGATCGGCGTGCCCATCGACTCGTCGGCGCTGAAGGGTCTCGACGCCCTGCTGTCGACGGTGCAGATGCCCCCCGGTGTGCCGGTCGCCACCGTCTCGATCGGCAAGCCGGGAGCCACCAACGCCGGCGTGCTGGCCGCGCAGATCCTCGGCGTTGCCGACCAGGCCGTCGCCGACAAGCTCGTCGACTACAAGAAAAAGCTTGCCGACAAGGTCGAAGCGGCCGCGGCGAAGCTGCAGCCGTAG
- the purD gene encoding phosphoribosylamine--glycine ligase: MRILIAGAGGREHALAWRLARDPGTSLVVCAPGNPGVASIARRAAVDPADPDALLAVAERESIDLTVVGPELPLDRGVVDRFRDAGRRIFGPPRAAAQLECSKAFAKGFMARHGIPTARYRVVESAAAARALVASGEFGFPVVLKADGLAAGKGVVVAADAAEAEAAIRVAMDEQAFGAAGARLVIEECLTGPEVSFFALCDGTRAVPIATAQDHKRIFDGDLGPNTGGMGAFSPSPLVDASMEARVLDEIVAPVLRGMRAEGSEYRGFLYCGLMMTCAGPKVIEYNVRFGDPEAQAVMPLIAGALAPIVAAAADGDLRGQRVTLRPQVSVGVVLAAAGYPGPVKSGAEITGLDAFPPRADALEDVFVFHSGTAERDGAIVTAGGRVLTVVATAPDYRSAIDRAYGAVSLISFDGMQYRRDIGRQAL, encoded by the coding sequence GTGCGCATCCTGATTGCCGGCGCCGGCGGCCGCGAGCACGCCCTCGCCTGGCGCCTCGCGCGCGACCCCGGCACGTCCCTCGTCGTCTGCGCTCCCGGCAATCCTGGCGTTGCCTCGATCGCGCGGCGCGCCGCCGTCGATCCGGCTGATCCGGACGCGCTCCTGGCGGTCGCCGAACGCGAATCGATCGATCTCACCGTCGTCGGCCCCGAGCTGCCCCTCGATCGCGGGGTGGTGGATCGGTTCCGCGACGCCGGCCGGCGGATCTTCGGTCCCCCGCGCGCCGCCGCGCAGCTCGAGTGCAGCAAGGCGTTCGCGAAGGGCTTCATGGCGCGCCACGGCATTCCGACGGCGCGCTATCGCGTCGTCGAGTCGGCCGCCGCAGCCCGCGCGCTCGTCGCTTCCGGCGAGTTCGGCTTTCCGGTCGTGCTCAAAGCGGACGGTCTCGCCGCTGGCAAGGGCGTGGTCGTCGCCGCGGACGCGGCGGAGGCCGAGGCGGCGATCCGCGTCGCGATGGACGAACAGGCATTCGGCGCCGCCGGCGCGCGCCTGGTCATCGAAGAGTGCCTGACCGGACCGGAAGTGTCGTTCTTCGCGCTCTGCGACGGCACGCGCGCGGTGCCGATCGCCACCGCTCAGGATCACAAGCGCATCTTCGACGGCGACCTCGGGCCCAACACCGGGGGCATGGGCGCGTTCTCGCCGAGTCCGCTCGTCGATGCGTCCATGGAAGCGCGCGTCCTGGACGAGATCGTCGCGCCGGTGCTCCGCGGGATGCGCGCGGAAGGCAGCGAGTATCGGGGCTTTCTCTACTGCGGGTTGATGATGACCTGCGCCGGTCCCAAGGTGATCGAGTACAACGTGCGTTTCGGCGATCCCGAAGCGCAGGCGGTGATGCCGCTGATCGCCGGCGCGTTGGCGCCGATCGTCGCCGCCGCCGCCGACGGCGACCTGCGGGGGCAGCGCGTGACGCTGCGGCCGCAGGTGTCCGTGGGAGTGGTGCTCGCCGCCGCCGGCTATCCCGGCCCGGTGAAGAGCGGCGCGGAGATCACGGGGCTCGACGCCTTCCCGCCGCGCGCCGATGCGCTCGAAGACGTCTTCGTCTTTCACTCCGGCACCGCCGAACGCGACGGCGCGATCGTGACCGCCGGCGGCCGCGTGCTCACGGTCGTGGCGACCGCTCCCGATTACCGCTCAGCGATCGATCGTGCCTACGGCGCGGTATCGCTGATATCGTTTGATGGGATGCAGTACCGCCGCGATATCGGACGCCAGGCCCTGTAG
- a CDS encoding pitrilysin family protein produces the protein MPHVRSVSIGVWLTRGSRHETVAESGIAHFVEHMLFKGTGTRSAEDIAQEIDSIGGQLDAFTAKEYASYYIKVLDEHLGKAIDLLSDIVMRPRFDAEDIDKEQKVILEEIKMVEDTPDDLVHELFTQHFWEGHALGRPILGSKETVESFTTPVLRDYFGGTYVAPNLIVAAAGNVEHAQVRDLVSRAFAALPTAARRFDDTVPRVVPQVLVRTKELEQSHVCLGTNSYPQNHPDRYVGYIMNTVLGGSMSSRLFQNVREKRGLAYAVFSGLSAYRDAGNLTIYAGCANEAVPEVVDLCVDELKGMKQAPLPLPELRRAKDHLKGSLMLSLENTASRMSHLARQEIYFDRQFGLDETLVGIERVTKEDVQRVAADLFRNGSLAATVLGNVNGLQIPSERLDLD, from the coding sequence ATGCCGCACGTACGCTCGGTCAGTATCGGCGTCTGGCTGACGCGGGGCTCGCGGCACGAGACCGTGGCCGAAAGCGGCATCGCGCATTTCGTGGAACACATGCTGTTCAAGGGCACCGGCACCCGCAGCGCCGAGGACATCGCCCAGGAGATCGACTCGATCGGCGGTCAGCTCGACGCGTTCACCGCCAAGGAATACGCCAGCTACTACATCAAGGTGCTCGACGAGCATCTCGGGAAAGCGATCGACCTGCTGTCCGACATCGTGATGCGGCCGCGCTTCGACGCCGAGGACATCGACAAGGAACAGAAGGTCATCCTCGAAGAGATCAAGATGGTCGAGGACACGCCCGACGATCTGGTCCACGAGCTGTTCACGCAGCACTTCTGGGAGGGGCATGCGCTCGGCCGGCCGATTCTCGGGTCCAAGGAGACGGTCGAGTCGTTCACGACGCCGGTCCTGCGCGACTATTTCGGCGGGACCTACGTGGCGCCGAACCTGATCGTGGCAGCCGCAGGGAACGTCGAGCACGCGCAGGTCCGCGATCTGGTGTCGCGCGCCTTCGCCGCGCTGCCCACCGCGGCGCGGCGGTTCGACGACACGGTGCCGCGGGTCGTGCCGCAGGTGCTGGTGCGGACCAAGGAGCTCGAACAGAGCCACGTCTGCCTGGGCACCAACAGCTATCCGCAGAACCACCCCGATCGCTACGTCGGCTACATCATGAACACGGTGCTCGGCGGCTCGATGAGTTCGCGGCTGTTCCAGAACGTGCGCGAGAAGCGCGGACTGGCCTACGCCGTGTTCAGCGGCCTCAGCGCTTACCGCGACGCCGGCAACCTGACGATCTACGCCGGCTGCGCCAATGAGGCCGTGCCGGAAGTGGTCGACCTGTGCGTCGACGAACTCAAGGGGATGAAGCAGGCGCCGTTGCCGCTGCCGGAGCTGCGGCGTGCGAAGGACCACCTGAAGGGCAGCCTGATGCTCAGCCTCGAGAACACGGCGAGCCGCATGTCGCACCTGGCGCGCCAGGAGATCTACTTCGATCGGCAGTTCGGCCTCGACGAGACGCTCGTCGGGATCGAGCGAGTGACGAAGGAAGACGTGCAGCGAGTGGCGGCGGATCTGTTTCGAAACGGTTC
- a CDS encoding STAS domain-containing protein, whose protein sequence is MQIDERVVDGVTILDLKGKMTLGEGDELLKDKINSLIQQERKHLVLNLEAVPYIDSAGLGEIVRTYTTVSRQGGKLKLLNLTKRITDLLAITKLLTVFETYDTEKDALASFK, encoded by the coding sequence ATGCAGATCGACGAACGAGTCGTCGACGGAGTGACGATTCTCGACCTGAAGGGCAAGATGACGCTCGGCGAGGGCGACGAACTCCTCAAGGACAAGATCAATTCGTTGATTCAGCAGGAGCGCAAGCACCTGGTCCTCAATCTCGAGGCGGTTCCCTACATCGATTCGGCGGGCTTGGGAGAGATTGTCCGCACCTACACGACCGTGAGCCGGCAGGGAGGCAAGCTCAAGCTGCTGAACCTCACCAAGCGGATCACGGATCTGCTGGCGATCACCAAGCTACTCACCGTCTTCGAGACGTACGACACGGAAAAGGACGCGCTCGCCAGCTTCAAATAA
- a CDS encoding zinc-ribbon domain containing protein has product MEFQDKTLTCVDCGTPFIWTAGEQLFFADKNFKNEPKRCKGCKTKRATRPSSGGGMGRERVETTTNCSACGKETTVPFRPTQGRPVFCRECFQSRKFADAGGM; this is encoded by the coding sequence ATGGAGTTCCAGGACAAGACCCTGACGTGCGTGGACTGTGGGACCCCCTTCATCTGGACCGCCGGCGAGCAGCTCTTCTTCGCCGACAAAAACTTCAAGAACGAACCCAAGCGCTGCAAAGGCTGCAAGACCAAGCGCGCCACGCGCCCGTCGAGCGGCGGCGGCATGGGCCGCGAGCGTGTGGAAACGACAACCAACTGCTCGGCGTGCGGTAAGGAAACCACGGTGCCGTTCCGCCCGACGCAGGGACGCCCCGTGTTCTGCCGCGAGTGCTTCCAGTCGCGGAAGTTCGCCGATGCCGGCGGGATGTAG
- a CDS encoding efflux RND transporter periplasmic adaptor subunit, with the protein MRTHCFLLISTLLFTACRSEPAPAGAAAGGGRGGPTGVSIVTMAPRPLQEFSDFISTVRSLHSTTVQPQVEGRVTKIFVKSGDVVALGTPLLQIDPERQAATVRNTESQRTAREADVTYWKSQVERLQTLLTAGAISQNEFDTAKHSLETAQANLGALDAQVREGSVQLQYYHVTAPAPGVVGDLMVREGDRVTTSTAITTIDDRSGLEAYIQVPVDRAPDARLGLPVQILDGDGKVIATNTITFIAPRVDPSTQTVLAKSLLKELPPSVRVQQFVRTRVIWRTVQGLSVPITAALRINGQYFVYLAEQSGQGFVARQHPVKVGEVQGNDYVVKDGLKAGDRLIVAGIQKIADGAPVRGE; encoded by the coding sequence ATGCGCACCCATTGTTTTCTGCTCATTTCAACTCTGCTGTTCACCGCCTGCCGCTCGGAGCCGGCGCCCGCCGGCGCGGCCGCGGGGGGTGGCCGAGGCGGACCGACGGGCGTCTCGATCGTGACGATGGCGCCGCGTCCGCTCCAGGAATTCTCCGACTTCATCTCCACCGTGCGGTCGTTGCACTCGACGACCGTGCAGCCACAGGTGGAGGGACGCGTCACGAAGATCTTCGTCAAATCGGGGGACGTCGTCGCCCTCGGCACGCCGCTCCTGCAGATCGATCCCGAACGGCAGGCGGCCACGGTCCGCAATACCGAGTCGCAGCGCACGGCGCGCGAGGCGGATGTGACTTACTGGAAGAGCCAGGTCGAGCGGCTGCAGACGCTGCTGACCGCCGGCGCGATCAGCCAGAACGAGTTCGACACCGCGAAGCACAGTCTCGAGACCGCGCAGGCGAACCTTGGGGCGCTCGACGCGCAGGTCCGTGAAGGCAGCGTGCAGCTGCAGTACTACCACGTCACCGCGCCGGCGCCCGGCGTCGTCGGCGACCTCATGGTCCGCGAAGGTGACCGGGTCACCACGTCCACGGCGATTACGACGATCGACGATCGCAGCGGGCTCGAGGCCTACATTCAGGTGCCGGTCGATCGCGCGCCGGACGCGCGGCTCGGCCTGCCGGTGCAGATCCTCGACGGCGATGGCAAAGTGATCGCCACCAACACGATCACCTTCATCGCGCCGCGCGTCGACCCGTCGACCCAGACCGTGCTGGCGAAGAGCCTGCTGAAGGAGCTGCCCCCGTCGGTCCGCGTCCAGCAGTTCGTGCGGACGCGGGTCATCTGGCGCACGGTGCAGGGCCTCAGCGTCCCGATCACGGCCGCGCTTCGCATCAACGGCCAGTACTTCGTGTATCTCGCCGAGCAGAGCGGGCAGGGGTTCGTCGCGCGCCAGCATCCCGTGAAGGTCGGCGAAGTCCAGGGGAACGACTACGTCGTCAAGGACGGCCTGAAGGCCGGCGACAGGTTGATCGTCGCGGGAATCCAGAAAATCGCCGACGGCGCGCCGGTCAGAGGGGAGTAG
- a CDS encoding MiaB/RimO family radical SAM methylthiotransferase: MKYAIVTFGCRVNQADSLRLEMELCARGAEAVDPGRADLVIVNTCSVTATADQGARQAIRRVARENPQATIVATGCYATRCEDDVAALPGVVRVVRNDDKLRLLDFVPEVNVPEHDGPCGTPIEPGIAGRTAFTIRAQTGCEEACAFCIIPKTRGAARSLPIEALVEEARRAAAAGFKEIAIAGVHLGSYGRDLSPRTSLFDLLGAFAAIDADVSYRISSLEPMECTEPIVDLVATSGRFMPHFHLPLQHASDRILRAMRRPYTLDHYRRLVDGIQARLPQVAIGTDLLVGFPGETDDDFAAMTAYVASAPLSHLHVFPYSERPGTEAARMAGRVPPAVIRDRGAELRRIGAGLAARFRASQVDSERPGLTLEDGTLVVTDNYLKVRVPPGLPRNTRVRVRIAAGNAVGSAVVQ, translated from the coding sequence ATGAAATACGCGATCGTCACCTTCGGCTGCCGTGTCAACCAGGCGGATTCGCTCCGCCTCGAGATGGAGCTGTGTGCGCGCGGCGCCGAGGCGGTGGATCCAGGACGCGCCGACCTCGTCATCGTCAACACCTGCTCGGTGACCGCCACCGCCGACCAGGGGGCGCGTCAGGCGATCCGCCGCGTCGCCCGCGAGAACCCGCAGGCCACCATTGTCGCCACCGGCTGTTATGCGACGCGCTGCGAAGACGACGTCGCGGCGCTCCCCGGCGTGGTGCGGGTCGTCCGCAATGACGACAAGCTGCGGCTGCTCGATTTCGTGCCGGAGGTGAACGTCCCGGAACACGACGGCCCTTGCGGCACGCCGATCGAGCCGGGCATCGCCGGCCGCACGGCGTTCACCATCCGTGCACAAACCGGCTGCGAGGAAGCGTGCGCCTTCTGCATCATCCCGAAGACGAGAGGTGCGGCGCGCAGTCTGCCGATCGAGGCGCTCGTCGAAGAAGCGCGGCGTGCAGCCGCCGCCGGTTTCAAGGAGATCGCGATCGCCGGTGTCCACCTCGGCTCCTATGGGCGCGATCTCTCGCCGCGAACGTCGCTCTTCGATCTGCTCGGCGCCTTCGCCGCGATCGACGCCGACGTCAGCTATCGCATCAGTTCGCTCGAACCGATGGAATGCACGGAGCCGATCGTCGATCTCGTGGCGACGAGCGGCCGCTTCATGCCTCACTTCCACCTGCCGCTGCAGCACGCGAGCGATCGCATCCTTCGGGCGATGCGCCGTCCCTACACCCTCGACCACTACCGTCGCCTGGTCGACGGCATCCAGGCGCGCCTGCCGCAGGTGGCGATCGGCACCGACCTCCTGGTCGGATTCCCGGGCGAGACCGACGACGACTTCGCCGCCATGACGGCGTACGTGGCATCGGCGCCGCTCAGCCACCTCCATGTCTTTCCCTATTCCGAGCGGCCAGGTACCGAAGCGGCGCGGATGGCGGGGAGAGTGCCGCCCGCCGTGATTCGCGACCGCGGCGCCGAGCTGAGGCGCATCGGCGCCGGCCTGGCGGCGCGTTTTCGCGCGTCGCAGGTCGACAGCGAGCGCCCGGGGCTGACGTTGGAAGACGGCACCCTGGTCGTCACGGACAACTACCTGAAGGTCCGCGTGCCACCCGGGTTGCCCCGCAACACCCGGGTGCGGGTCCGCATCGCGGCAGGTAACGCCGTGGGCTCGGCCGTCGTTCAATAG
- a CDS encoding multidrug efflux RND transporter permease subunit, translating into MFVNTFIRRPILASVCSLVIILGGVIAIPTMPVAQFPPLAPPNVSVTAVYTGANAQEVETAVTTPLEQAINGAEGMLYMSSSSSSSGVSTITVTFDVTRDQDLAQVDVQNRVSTALGRLPTEVRQLGVTVAKQTTGFVMAAGVYAERGEYDSLFLSNYIDVYVKDALKRVPGVSDVTIFGERKYSMRLWLDPQRLAARQITAADVTNALQQQNVQVAAGALGQEPAPKGQLYQLSVRVEGRLTEAADFDNLIVKAGDDGSLVRLKDVGHAELGAETYASQLRFQGVDAVGFGVIQLPSANALDVAQGVRDELLRLSKGFPPGMKVQIALDTTEVVHDSIREVLKTLVEAIALVVLVIFFFLQSWRSTLIPVITIPVALVGAFGLIKLLDYSVNTLTLFGVILATGIVVDDAIVVIENIERHIQEYKVPAKQAAVDAMGEVLGAVIATALVLIAVFVPIAFFPGTTGRIYAQFAMTIAFAVALSAFNAITLTPALSALLLDRAHHGKNRFFAPFERAIAAGTSGYVRFITVAMKARAVLVVLFFAFLGLTYWTYGKVPQSFVPDEDQGYFITQLQAPAGASLQYTAGIAQQAEQLFLKDPDVLAVFSVMGFSFSGAAPNQGIVFVRLKPFEDRPGASHSSQAVIGRLMPRLGAIPGAVIVAFSPPAIPGLSRFGGFEFQVLDQTGTDINTLANGAYAVMGAAAQSPRLRQVFTPFTANDPQLVVSVDRQRALASGLPLSEVTTALQTFLGSTYVNDFQFNNRAYRVYVQADAQFRSSPRDLKQIYVRSRSGGMVPLESIVSVKEVTAPQVIGHFNLFRSATLNGSPAPGVSSGDALKEMERIATQALPQGMTYAWSGISLEETKAGRQAVVIFGLALLLVYLTLAAQYESLVLPFIVLLGVPLAVLGALGAQWLRGLSNDVYCQVGLVMLIGLAAKNAILIVEFAEQLRGRGLSVVEAAIEAGRIRLRPILMTSLAFILGVLPLVFASGAGQEGRHSVGTAVAGGMILSTFLNIVFIPVLYVVIESLRERVSGRSGHGTGIEA; encoded by the coding sequence ATGTTCGTAAACACCTTCATCCGCCGGCCGATCCTCGCCTCGGTCTGTTCGCTCGTCATCATCCTCGGGGGCGTGATCGCCATCCCGACGATGCCGGTCGCGCAGTTCCCGCCGCTGGCGCCTCCCAACGTCTCAGTGACCGCCGTCTACACCGGCGCCAACGCGCAGGAGGTCGAGACCGCGGTGACGACGCCGCTCGAGCAGGCGATCAACGGCGCCGAAGGCATGCTCTACATGTCGTCGTCGAGCTCGAGCAGCGGCGTCTCGACGATCACGGTCACCTTTGACGTCACCCGCGACCAGGATCTGGCGCAGGTCGACGTGCAGAACCGCGTGTCGACGGCGCTGGGCCGGCTCCCGACCGAGGTGCGTCAGCTCGGGGTCACTGTCGCCAAGCAGACGACGGGGTTCGTGATGGCGGCGGGGGTCTATGCCGAGCGCGGCGAATACGACTCGCTCTTTCTCAGCAACTACATCGACGTCTACGTCAAGGACGCGCTCAAGCGGGTGCCCGGCGTCAGCGACGTCACGATCTTCGGCGAGCGCAAGTATTCGATGCGCCTCTGGCTGGATCCGCAGCGGCTGGCGGCGCGGCAGATCACGGCCGCCGACGTCACCAACGCGCTGCAGCAGCAGAACGTCCAGGTCGCGGCCGGCGCGCTCGGCCAGGAGCCGGCGCCGAAAGGGCAGCTGTACCAACTCTCCGTCCGGGTCGAGGGGCGCCTGACCGAGGCGGCCGACTTCGACAACCTGATCGTCAAGGCCGGTGACGACGGGTCGCTGGTGCGGCTGAAGGACGTCGGACACGCCGAGCTCGGCGCCGAGACCTACGCGAGCCAGCTCCGGTTCCAGGGCGTGGACGCCGTCGGCTTCGGCGTAATCCAGCTGCCGTCGGCCAACGCCCTCGACGTGGCGCAGGGCGTCCGCGACGAACTGCTGCGGCTCTCGAAGGGCTTTCCGCCAGGCATGAAGGTCCAGATCGCGCTCGACACGACGGAGGTCGTGCACGACTCGATCCGCGAGGTGCTGAAGACGCTCGTCGAGGCGATCGCGCTGGTCGTGCTGGTCATCTTCTTCTTCCTGCAATCGTGGCGCAGCACGCTGATTCCGGTGATCACGATCCCGGTGGCGCTGGTCGGCGCGTTCGGCCTGATCAAGCTGCTCGACTACTCCGTCAATACGCTGACCCTGTTCGGCGTGATCCTCGCCACCGGCATCGTCGTCGACGACGCCATCGTGGTGATCGAGAACATCGAGCGCCACATCCAGGAATACAAGGTGCCGGCCAAGCAGGCGGCCGTCGACGCGATGGGCGAGGTGCTCGGCGCGGTGATCGCGACGGCGCTGGTGCTGATCGCCGTGTTCGTGCCGATCGCGTTCTTCCCCGGCACCACCGGCCGCATCTACGCGCAGTTCGCCATGACGATTGCCTTTGCGGTGGCGTTGTCGGCGTTCAACGCGATCACGCTGACCCCGGCGCTCTCGGCGCTGCTGCTCGACCGCGCTCATCACGGCAAGAACCGCTTCTTCGCGCCGTTCGAGCGCGCCATCGCCGCCGGCACCAGCGGCTACGTCCGGTTCATCACCGTGGCGATGAAAGCGCGCGCGGTGCTGGTCGTGCTGTTCTTTGCGTTCCTGGGACTGACCTACTGGACGTACGGCAAGGTGCCCCAGTCGTTCGTCCCCGACGAGGACCAGGGCTACTTCATCACCCAGCTGCAAGCGCCGGCGGGTGCGTCGCTGCAGTACACGGCCGGCATCGCGCAGCAGGCGGAACAGCTGTTCCTCAAGGATCCCGACGTGCTGGCGGTGTTTTCGGTGATGGGCTTCAGCTTCAGCGGCGCGGCGCCGAATCAGGGCATCGTGTTCGTCCGTCTCAAGCCCTTCGAGGATCGGCCCGGGGCGTCGCACTCGTCGCAGGCGGTGATCGGCCGGCTGATGCCGCGGCTGGGCGCCATCCCCGGCGCGGTGATCGTCGCCTTCTCGCCGCCGGCGATTCCCGGGCTGAGCCGGTTCGGCGGCTTCGAGTTCCAGGTGCTCGACCAGACCGGCACCGACATCAACACCCTGGCGAACGGCGCCTACGCGGTGATGGGGGCGGCGGCGCAATCGCCGCGACTGCGTCAGGTGTTCACGCCGTTCACGGCCAACGACCCGCAGCTCGTCGTGTCGGTCGATCGGCAGCGCGCGCTTGCTTCCGGCCTGCCGCTCAGCGAGGTGACGACCGCGCTGCAGACCTTCCTCGGATCGACATACGTCAACGACTTCCAGTTCAACAACCGCGCCTATCGCGTCTACGTGCAGGCGGACGCGCAGTTCCGGTCGTCGCCACGCGACCTGAAGCAGATCTACGTGCGGTCGCGCAGCGGCGGGATGGTGCCGCTCGAGAGCATCGTGTCGGTGAAGGAAGTGACGGCGCCGCAGGTGATCGGCCACTTCAACCTGTTCCGCTCGGCGACGCTGAACGGCTCCCCGGCTCCTGGGGTCAGCTCGGGCGACGCGCTCAAGGAGATGGAGCGGATCGCGACCCAGGCGCTGCCGCAGGGCATGACCTACGCGTGGTCGGGGATCTCGCTCGAGGAAACGAAAGCGGGCCGGCAGGCGGTGGTCATCTTCGGTCTGGCACTACTCCTCGTCTATCTGACCTTGGCGGCGCAGTACGAGAGCCTGGTGCTGCCCTTCATCGTGCTGCTCGGCGTGCCGCTCGCGGTGCTCGGGGCGCTGGGCGCGCAGTGGCTGCGCGGACTGTCGAACGACGTCTACTGCCAGGTCGGGCTCGTCATGCTCATCGGGCTCGCAGCCAAGAACGCGATCCTCATCGTCGAGTTTGCCGAACAGCTCCGCGGGCGGGGTCTGTCGGTTGTCGAGGCGGCGATCGAGGCCGGCCGGATCAGGCTCCGGCCCATCCTGATGACGTCGCTGGCGTTCATCCTGGGGGTGCTGCCGCTCGTGTTCGCGAGCGGGGCCGGGCAGGAAGGGCGCCATTCGGTCGGCACGGCGGTGGCGGGAGGGATGATTCTGTCGACCTTCCTGAACATCGTGTTCATCCCGGTGCTGTATGTCGTCATCGAAAGTCTGCGGGAGCGGGTCTCGGGACGATCGGGTCACGGGACGGGCATCGAGGCGTAA
- the rpsU gene encoding 30S ribosomal protein S21, with translation MKVQDGESIESALRRFKRKVQQEDIIKDIKKHSFYLKPGDRRRAKQALARKRTRKKQRRESD, from the coding sequence GTGAAAGTGCAGGATGGCGAGTCCATTGAAAGCGCGCTTCGCCGGTTCAAACGGAAGGTACAGCAGGAAGATATCATCAAGGATATCAAGAAGCATTCCTTCTATTTGAAGCCAGGCGACCGCCGCCGTGCCAAGCAGGCTCTTGCGCGCAAGCGGACGCGTAAGAAGCAGCGCCGCGAGTCGGATTGA
- the rlmN gene encoding 23S rRNA (adenine(2503)-C(2))-methyltransferase RlmN — MLIRHDLAGMELGELEQALDAMGQPRFHGRQLYQWVHRRGITEFAGMTDLGRELRSALADAFRIITPETVQQERSSDGTTKFLLRLEDGHLIESVFIPDTPANTFCLSTQVGCAMKCGFCLTGRMGIVRNLTAGEIVGQVRVLARELGMLQARFNLVLMGMGEPLHNYDEVMKALRMLADEHGLAVNPRRVTLSTVGVLPNLERLATEPLMPNLAISLHATTEEQRDLLVPINRKYGLKELLDACRRFPVKRRERITFEYVLLADVNDTDEDARRLVRLLHGIRAKVNLLPLNEAAGIPYARPSDGRVNRFARLLAERGMAVSVRKSRGRDIRAACGQLITESTREKTAAQRLAVLLP; from the coding sequence ATGTTGATCCGTCACGATTTGGCCGGGATGGAGCTGGGCGAGCTCGAGCAGGCGCTCGACGCGATGGGACAGCCCCGCTTCCACGGCCGGCAGCTCTACCAGTGGGTCCACCGGCGCGGCATCACCGAATTCGCGGGCATGACGGATCTGGGCCGCGAGCTGCGCAGCGCTCTCGCGGACGCCTTCCGGATCATCACTCCCGAGACCGTCCAGCAGGAACGCTCGAGCGACGGCACGACGAAGTTCCTGCTCCGCCTCGAGGACGGCCACCTGATCGAGTCGGTGTTCATCCCCGACACGCCTGCCAACACCTTCTGCCTGTCGACACAGGTCGGCTGCGCGATGAAATGCGGCTTCTGCCTGACCGGCCGGATGGGCATCGTCCGCAATCTCACGGCAGGGGAGATCGTCGGACAGGTGCGCGTGCTGGCGCGCGAGCTCGGCATGCTGCAGGCGCGCTTCAACCTCGTGCTGATGGGCATGGGCGAGCCGCTGCACAACTACGACGAGGTGATGAAGGCGCTGCGGATGCTGGCCGACGAGCACGGTCTGGCGGTGAACCCGCGCCGGGTCACGCTCTCGACGGTCGGCGTGCTGCCCAATCTCGAACGGCTCGCGACCGAGCCGCTGATGCCAAACCTGGCGATCTCGCTGCACGCCACGACCGAAGAGCAGCGCGACCTGCTGGTGCCGATCAACCGGAAGTACGGCCTCAAGGAGCTCCTCGACGCGTGCCGGCGCTTCCCGGTGAAACGTCGGGAGCGCATCACCTTCGAGTACGTGCTGCTCGCGGACGTCAACGACACCGACGAAGACGCGCGTCGCCTGGTGCGTCTGCTGCACGGGATCCGGGCCAAGGTGAACCTGCTGCCGCTGAACGAAGCGGCGGGAATCCCCTACGCTCGCCCGTCCGACGGGCGCGTCAACCGCTTCGCGCGGCTGCTCGCCGAGCGGGGCATGGCCGTCTCGGTGCGCAAGTCGCGGGGCCGGGACATCCGCGCCGCCTGCGGTCAGCTGATCACCGAGTCGACGCGCGAAAAGACCGCCGCACAGCGGCTCGCCGTGCTACTTCCCTGA